The Panicum hallii strain FIL2 chromosome 5, PHallii_v3.1, whole genome shotgun sequence genome contains the following window.
CACAATAAAACTTGTTAATTTCGTTCAGTCATGCATTACAGTGATGTTTTACACTTTTACAGGAACATAAATCTATCTATCTATTTATATGTATTACGTAATAAATGGTGTGCATATTTATCCATAGTATAGTTATATATTATCATTTGTTTGTCTTGGATCAGATTGAACTGGTAATCAACTTACGTAATCCAACCCATGTTCTTACGGAAGAAATATGATTGCGCCAGATGTTAAGGCTTGTtaagttttatttttttctatatACTTTTGTAGAAATATGATCGTTCAGTCATGCATTAAGAGGGTAACAAAGAGTGCAGAAAAAAAGTGAAAATAATAGCAATGAAGTGAATAAGTGACAAAACAACAATCATTTGCCTACAAAGCAATCTGAGGTACAACAGAAATATTCTCTTTATATTTTGGGAGTTTGGATGATTGGATCCATCTGCTGTAGTTCTTACTGTAAACAAGTTAATGCTTACTAGCTGCATGACTTGAGTTACTTATTTAATTTCTGTGAGGGCATCTTCTGAAGTCATAgtgtttttttgaaaaaaaaaatatatcaCTAGAGGATTGTTGCAGTATCTAACATCCTATTTCTGTGTAGTTATTGGTGAGACCCTGACATTCATCTTCCCGTCAAAGCTTCCTTTTCTTTCAAATGGAGAATGGTAATATCACTGTTTTGGATGCATTACTTTCCAAACTATTGTTATGTCGTAAATGTATATTATCTTTACAAGTACGGTACCAtgctttttttctaaaaaaaaaatcCTGGAAACTGAGTGAACAAGATGCTATATTGTAGAAGGTCAGAACTCAACCCTACCCTGATGTTCTATGATAAGGCCTAGACCTTAGAGGTAACATAGCATAACTAAACAAAGTCAGTATGCTTGTGAAGAAATCTACATTATGCATCTATAGCATGCTATTATTCAGTTCCATGTTATTGTAACTGCAAGAAGCCAAGAACCTGCCACTGTTACAATCATGTTGACCTATATGTGCTGATGAGTCAGGCTGTACTTCATAGATCTCCTGTACTTTATTTCTAAGAATTCGAAATTCAACATTTTGACCCTTAGACAGGTTTCAAGAGGATACGGTGCTGAGAAAAAATCTAAACTGACAATCTTGCTATCAAATTTGGGATTCATTTTCCTTATTTTCCCTGAAACAGGATTCGGTATCTTCTCCTTGGAAGGATGTTACGTTTAACAAGAATTTTGTTGCAAGTTCGGCGTTTTAGAGCTTTTGTTGCGACATTCTTTACTCTGATGTCTAGCTTGATGCCATACTTGGGGATTGTGTTTTGTATACTTTGCGTATACTGCTCCATCGGTTTGCAGGTCCTAATATTCTTGTGCTTCCCTGTGTTAAGTTTTATGCCTGAATTGGTTCGTCTGAAAGCTTAATTATTTATAAAAAACGTAGCATATATGATTATTTACCAACACCGTCCAGTGTAAGGTTTTAGCCAAATCTACAGCGTGGAGAAGGGCTGCAACGAACTGATTCAATTTGTTTAGTTGAACAACTGTGCAACTACATACAATCAACCGTTATTTAAGCCAGATATCTTCTCTCAAACTACTCATAACACCTGTTACTTGAGCTTTTCCTGAGGCTGAACTCAATGCATTCATTGTTCAAGTATCATAAGCATTTTTGGCATTTTAGTTGAGGCTCTTTTGTTTGCAGATTTTTGGGGGCATTGTGTTTGCAGGAAACCCGAAGTTGGAAGAAACAGATCTTTTTGGTAACGAGTATCCTTTTTCATTCTTGTTATCCACATAGACTCCCGCAGTTTGTCACGGCTCACATAGGTTCCACACTAAAACATCAACCGTGCAATAAAAAATGTACTTTGCTCTGTCATTCTCAAGTTTTACCCTTGACATGTTCAGTTATCTTCTTTTTAACTTCAATGACTACCCAAGTGGTATGGTTACTCTGTTCAATTTGTTAGTGATGGGCAATTGGCAAATCTGGATGGAGGTAAGAATATCGCAAGCACCCTTAAGCTGTAGTCTGCTTCATTTCTTGCCTCATTTTTTTTGGGTGTCTGATACGTATCCAGTTGTTTATGTTTATCCTTTTAGTTTGTTCCCTCGATATTCTTGTCTATTcttttattttgtttgcttgCCTTTATGAAATTTAAGAAATTAAATTAAAATACTTAAGTCTGCCCCTGAAGTAGTAAAATGAGCGAGGGAGAGAGCTTCAtttgcaccccccccccccccccaccaatTTTCATTGGTTCTGGATTGTCTACCCAAACAAGTTCTGAAGTTATCTTCCTGGAAGTATTAAAGAAATGTTTGTATTGGGTAATGTGTTTATTGCAACCTTTCCCTTTTTTTCAGAGTTACGCACACCTGACTGGAAGTTCTTGGAGCCTGGTTTATTTTGTCAGCTTTTACCTTATTTCGGTACTACTGCTGCTTAATCTGGTAAGACAttgatttctttttctttttcactTCAACCGTGGAAGCTTTATTAGTTATCTTTGTTTTGCCCTTGGCATTACAATTTCATTGATGAATGATAATTCGAGTATGCTTTTACCTAATATTTGTGGTTGTTAGATATTTAGTTATGGGATGGTGTAGCAAAGAAGCATCTCTCGAAGTAAATTGCATATTGCCTTCTCTTTTCAGATTGTGGCATTTGTGCTGGAGGCATTTTTTGCTGAGATGGAACTGGAGAAAGCTGGAGAATCTGACATGCAGGTTAGATTAATATTTCTGCTCATAACAAATTTAGATTAACATTTCTGCTCATAGCAGATTATCATTACACATTAGTATACTACTAGCGAAACTAGTGGGTATGTCTGTGACTAACCAAGTATTGCTGGAACCATATTTACTATTGAAGCCAAAACACTATCCAGTTTTAAGTTTTACATCGTCCTTTCTGTATGTCACAATGCCACAATATTGTTGGGAAAAGTTGGAAAATTCGTATCTCTACTCTGAAGTTTACTTGCTTACCAATTGATTTGATTAGGAAGCTTTACTAACCTATTACCAACAGCGCATCTGGCACTAATAGCATGGTTTCGGCAATTTTTAGTGTGCAAATCTTTCTGGAGAAAAAGTTGACATACTTAGATTCTTTGACTGTGTTACCAGCTGTCCTCATTTTTCCCATTTGCAATAAGTATTTCAGTATAGTCAATTATATGGatcaaaaattcaaaataactAATATATTGAGAGCATTTGTCTATCCTTGCAGGATCCTACTCCCCAAGGAAGAAACAAGCGGCGATCAATGCGGTAATCCACTCTATTATTGTTTGTTATGTTTGTTACCTTACTGTTGCAGCCTGTACTTAGCCAGCGTTGACTTGTTGCAGTGTGAAGACAAAGGGTACCATGGTTGATATTCTTCTGCACCATATGCTGAGCAATGAACTTGATGGATCTCAAAACACAGATTAATAGCTTATCTTCATGGTACTACCCTACTTCTTTCTTTAACTTCATCCACAACTTCGATCATGAACCACCTGTCTTATCTTACAGCCTCAAGTGATACACCGGTCGGTCTATATTATTTGTGTATAGCTTAAAAATGATACTACTGATATGGACAGATGCTTATATATCTGCTATTTGAGTCTATATGTATACTTCAAATTTTTGCCTGTATATCCAGAAGCATTTCTGGTTTTGGACTACAGAGTACGCAATATGAAAGGGGAGTTCCAAGTCATTGCTCTGTATTTAACAACTCTTCTGAAACTAAATGAACATTCTGGAAATCGAAGGTGCccaatctgatattaatgagaAGCGATTCTTGCCTCGTCGGAGAAGAAATGGAAGTAGAGACTAGCTAACTGAGTCTGATAGAGTGCCATCCCGGTTTCTTGCTAAAAGCTAACCGTGGAGATTGGAGACCATCAGGTACCCTCCTGGCCTGCTCCTCGAACGACGGGAGAAGTCACCACCGAGCCGCTGCTGCAAGAACAGCAGCAGGGCCAGCGACGCCGCACCGCACGGCACGACGCAGTCCCACGCGGCGCCGAAGAGGCCGTCGCCCGGACCCGCGTACATCTAGGCCGGCCTCGCGCTGGGCACGTAGCTCCGCGCCCTGGCCGCGTCGTACAGGTGAGGCGCCACCCGGATCGCGGTGACCCCGACGTAGAACCACGGCGAGATCGCCGCCCTGGCCCCGGACCCGGAGAAGGCGTTCATGACGACCTGGGGCAGCAGGAACCCGTCCAGCACCAGCCCCGCGTACGACGCGAGGTCCTGCCACACAGGGGCGGGCCTAGAATTTTGAGCTTAGGTATTCAAGATTGTAAAGGGTGGTAAAAAAAAATTTTGACAGCCTAAAGTACACACATAAGATATAGATATAGTCCATAAGATATAGACATAGATACAGAAATAGGAATATGGGATTGGGAATTTGAGAAATTTATCTCAGCAATTGTCCAATTTTGAGTGGATTGCGGGCTGCCGGCTGCAGCCCTGGCACCCTGCGCGGATGCGCGGGCCtagccgcgcgcgcgccgccgcgccctgcCTGCTGCGGTGCTGCCGTTCCCATGcgcccgtgccgcgccgccgtaGGCCGTCCAGCTGGCCTGCTCTCGTCTCCGCACGGGTGCGGCTTGCCCCGCCGCCTCGGCTCCAGGGGCCGGCGGTGTCCGGCGGCGGCCTGCCCTTCCCTCCagtccgccgccaccgcctgctTGCCTGCCCGGTGCCCGCAGCCGCCCGCCTGGCTAGCCGCCGTCACCGCCCCCTGCTGCTATCGGCTGGCCTCTGGTGGCTAGGGTTCGAGTGATCGAGTTGAGTGAGGGTCCGAGGGAGAGAGACTGGCAGGGGAACGAGGGAAAGGCTGGCCAATGGACCGATTTTTGGGTTGGTCGGCCTATTTTGAGAAAGGAGATGGGCTAAATGTGAATAAATCGAGGCCGCTGATCCTCCCCTTGCCGCCCTAGAACCCCATCCTCTCGGCGTCGAACTAGGTGAACTGGACGGTGATCAGCACCTGGCAGTCCGTCGACCCGTTGAGCTCCCGGCAGCCGACCATGGACAGGTAGCCTGTCTTGGGTGTCGTACACACCCTCGGCCTGGAGTCTCTGATGCTCAAATGGGACGCGGCGCGATTCGTACCCAATCGAGTTGACCCAGCTAGGAGGCAAAACCGAGGAGAGTATAAAGTAGCTGACGTTCATCAGCCGGCTCCGCTCCATCTCAGCCGCCGTGAGCTGGGCGAACGAAGACTCGGCTGCCAGCTTCTCGCCGTCGACCATGGCCGTCCCGATCGAGGCCGGGTAGGCGCGTCCGTCCCCGGTCGCGTTCTCCACGAAGAAACGGAACTCGAAGTCACGGTACCAGTAGGTGTAGTTCCCCGGGAAGGTAATGCCGTCGTCGATCAGCCCGGCGCTGAGGTAATGCCGCCTCGCCGACTCGACCGTCGTGTCGCTGTACTTTTACATCACGTCGGAGAGGATGTCCGTGATGATCTTCAGAAAACAATTGGGGCTTGTAGTCTAATAGATCGAAGTGAATTAGtaattttaaaattttaatttaTAATTTAAACTAGTTTACATAGAACATGCTATCTAAATATGCAATTATGGTTTATCTAGTATGAAATTCTCATCCCAAATAAATTTTATCCATACCCAATCCATATTACACTAAAAAAGTAAAAAATAAAGGTACACAGGTTGCAAGTATAAAATATGGAAACGTAAAAAAGCGATGAGAGGAAACAAACTCTTAACGCgagaatttatcccgtggtattGGTAGCCACTAAGCCATCCCTAATCCATGATATTGAAGCATTTACTAGGAGTATTGCTTCCCAGTTACCAAGTCTCTTCCGAAGCACTCCTTAACTTGTCACGAAGGCTTAGCCACTAAGACTCACGCCAAGTTCTCTGGCCACCTTGATGCCGCCTTTACTACGGAGTTTCCCACGAAGGAGGGGTCTTCTCGTCCCCCTCATAAAGCCGTCATCGCCGCTCCATACCAAGCCGGAGAGTCGACAGCTTGCCGACAAGCCACGAAAACTCCAAGGGGGCACACTGAGATACAAGCTTGAGATTCATCCAAGAACCATTACAAGGTCACAACACCTTGCTCTTACACTCTCTCTAAAGCTAGCCTAGCACTACACCTcacaaagcttgtgctaaatctaaagatttgatcaatgagctcttTGATTGGCTTGGAGAACTTCAGCAGAGTTTTTGCAGCTTCTCACAAACTACAGCCTTTTCTTGTTTTTGCACAGAAAAGTAGCGCCGGTTAAACCGGTTGCCactgtcggtttaaccggtcacacTGACTCTGTCTGCACCGACGggtgtcggttcaaccggtgctgaagACCTTCAGATTTCTCCAACTTCAAATGTTTCCGTTGTTTCAGTAAACTAATGTACCGACGCCTTCCTTtgaccgtcggtttaaccggtgtttTATGTTTTTTCACTtgaccgtcggtttaaccgccTTTCTTTGACAGGCGTATTCAACCCATACTCCGTTGGTTAAAATGCTACTACTGATTTGATCATAGTAGCGTGTTCCTGGTACACCGGTCAGTCCAATTTTCATACCATCGATTTAACCGGACGCTTTTTTCTAATGTCACTTGTCCAATTCAAATTGTGGTCTCTTTACATCTTCGTAAAGCTCGATGCTTTTACCGGACTGGAGGCTGCACTAGCGTGGCTTCTGTCACTCGCCGTCTGGCTCGCGTCCCAGAGCGTCCCGGCGGCGACGCTCCGGTCGCGGACCGTCCAGACGGCCGGGAACCAGAAGCTCATGCCGATCCCGCACTCGCGCACCTCCAGATTCTCCGTGGTGGATGGCCCCGGCGACAAGCGCATCACGCGGCACGCGCTGAGGCAGAGCCGGCTCGTCGCCGCGTCCCAGAACCTATCGGCGACGACGGCCTGCTCCTCGACGGAGAAGCGGTCCCAGGGCGCCCAGGCTCGTGTCGTTGGAGAACGCCGCGTACACGCGCACCGCGCGGTTCGCGGCGCAGCGCACCCGGTTCACGCTCATCCGTGGCTCGCGCAACCACGGCAGTGTTGTCGACGCGTGCCTGCTCCCGTACTCCAGCCTGTACTTGGTGACGAGCCGGGCTCCGAGGGCAGCGCACGAGAAACTGTTGTTCTGAGGCTGGAGCGCGCGTCGcgcggtggccgccgccgccggcatcgGCGGGCAGGAGGCGCGCCCGCTTACCTGTAGACGTCGCCCTCGGCGTACGTGACGAGGGAGACGGCCGGGAAGCCGGCGCCCTcgaggcggccggcgacgaagGGGTCGGTGAGGCTGGGAGGGCTGGGGACGCGGAAGTGGAGGGCCACGTCCCGGTAGTCTTTGACGGAGTCGGCGACGGCCGCGTGCACGGTGCCCGCGCCGACCATGCAGAGCTCGGCTGAGGTGGAGGAGTAGTAGCCGTCGAGGTGGAAGAAGATGGAGTGGGCGCGCGTGTCGCGCCCGGTCTGGCCGTCGTTGTACGCGTACGTGTGGACACGGTAGCCGAAGAGCGTGAGGGTGGCTGGGAGGTGGATCAGGGCGGGGTCGGCCGTGCGGGAGACGCCGTTCGGGATGAGCGAGAAGGAGCGGTCGTTGGGGACGCCGTTGTCGGGGGAGAAGAGGCTGTCCGCGCCGGCGCCCGAGATGAATCCGTTGGGGAGACGGATGGAGCTGAGGAGCTCAGCGCCGTCGCCGACGGCGGTGGGGCGGTCGGCAGCCGGGGGCAGGGAGGAGTAGGAGGACGGGGAAGCGGCAGCGAGCGCGGCGATGGACAGGAGGAGGGAGACGAAGCAGACCAGGCGAGTGCAATAGTGGCGGGGATTGCTGGGTGGTGGCGCCATGTGTTTAGCTTGGTAAGGCAAGTATGCTCTCGTCGGAGTGGCTTGGGGTTTTAGTAGGGGTGGAGGTGAGACACCAGTACACGACGCACGCGGGATTGGACATGGCCGTCTACACTGATGACCGATCGGTCATCCATGATTGACCGGATTGCTTCGGTAACCCCAACcccaacaccccccccccccccaccccacccctgGAAATGGGCTTAAAATTCTCAGAATTTTGTTGCGCAGCTAAGGTAGCTAATAGAACTGAACTGACCAAATTTGGCGCCTTCGTTTCTTCATGCGCTCATTCGTTCTGCTCGTTTTGTTTGAAACGAATTCGTTCTGCTCATCTTAGGTAGTAGCGCTCTGTCAAATTCTTGTACATCAGACGGCAAGATCATCTAATAAGGCAATTCTCACCAAACATTCGGATTTCTGGAGGTGATTTTTAATGTACCACTTGCTCATTTTAGGTAGTGGTGGAAGCACTGGTCCCCAAGTGATCACGGGAGGCTGAACGGAACTTTCAGAGTTGTTTCGAACGCATCGCATGGTTTCATGCATCGAGAAAAAGGAGAGTGCAGAGTACAGACCATCCGGAGTGCGCATTGTTCCTTCTTCCTTGTCCCTGCATGCTTCAAATTGTCTAAGGGACTGTTGCAAATACCTAAGGATGTGTCATATAGGGCTGATCACTGACAGACTCGCAGGACCTAGTAATGGCCAACGGGCATGTTCTGACAGAGTCTGCTTCCGATTTGGTAGTAAAGAAAGAGGGATGGTACAGTCTGCAGTGCTATACGTGCAAGTAAACGTCAACCTTTGCTATTCCCATGGCACTGTTGTTTAAGCAGAAAGGCATACGGAAGACACTATTGAAGCCCCAGTTGTGCAAGGTGATGGTTAGTTTTGTGTGACACTTGCAGAAGAGGGGACTCATGATGACGTGGGGCGGGAGATTCCATCTCGGGCTTCTCTGTTCTGTTTTGAACACGAGTCAAACAAGCTCCCCGTCGTTGCAATTTTCTGTGTAGGGTGGGTGACGGAAGACGCGATCGACAGCGGATCTGATAGCAAAATCTGACAACGGACGCATGCACCGAGCTCATCGGAGTCTTTGACACGTGGATGACAGATAGGTTGATTGGAAACTAATGGATGGCCGAGCTAGCAAACCTGTCCCCTTTGTTGTTGTACCCAAAATGGGGCTGGACTAGCAAATCGGTCCTCTTTGTTGTTCTACCCAAAATTTACCCGAAGAAGTTCTTAAAATTTTTGTCTGTAGGTGTTTTTGAGAAATTTTGCTTGGAGAAGTATTCGGGAAAACATATCTGACAAGGTTATCCAGAGAACTTGTTCGAAGCGCCTTCGTGAAAAGTTATCCCAGAAAAATTTTCTTGAGATGTGTTTTGCAAAATGTTCTCTAGAGAAGCCTTCTCTTTTAAGTTGTCAGGAGAAGTTGTTCGAAAATATTGTGTGCCGGAGCTCACATATCTGTTATTCGCCGTGTTTTTTTTTGTAGAACACTATCATCAGATAGTTTCGTAAGCGGAGAGCACACAAGCAGATCAAAGCACGAGACGATGTTTTGCGCGGCGTGGAAACGTTGCAGCTTTTCTGATGATGTTCACCTTTTTATTACACGTATATGAGATTACATTACAATTTAAAGCAACAGAACGACCGGCGTCGACGTGAGCGCGTGTGCCCGCCTCAGGGCGGGCATGCGCGCGCTAGCTGAACATGTAGACGAAGGTGACAAGAACGAACACCCAGTGCGACAGGACCAGGTCCAGCGCAACGCACCCCAGGGACAGGGCGGCAAGCGTGACCGTCGACATGGCGGCAGGGGGACGAGGTGCCTCCTGTTTCCTCGTGGCGCGGAGCATCTGGAGGACGACGAGGACGCAGAGCAGCGTTGTGCAGGCCGGCCACGCCCTGACGACGCTCCGCGCGTCCAGCCCCCGGATCCACTCGAGCACATTCTGGCTGTTCATGCCGGCCGGCCGAACAAGGTGACGGTCGGGAGGAGTAGGATTGGAGGTGGGGACGGCGCCGGTGGCGAGGACGACGGCGGCTGCAGACCGGAGCAGGAGGGGGGTGCGCGTTCGAGACGGGCGAGCTGCTGTGTGCTCTCTGATCCGTCAGTGTGGCTAAACTTTAAGTAGCTGGAGCCTGCCGTGGGCGTGGAGGTGATCAATAAGTGAAGTGAGGAGATAGGGATGTCGCCGTCGTCTACACCGGCCGGTGACTGACCGACGACTCGTATGGCTTAGAACTTCCGTTGGTTAGCGCGTTGAACATTCCTACGTGCTTGTTCCAAAACTGCCAGCACCACGAGCATGAATGATCCACGGTTCGTTAGGCCGGCCGGCCAAGAGGGGGGGAAATTAAACGAAAGGAAAGCCCCGTCTGACAGTCTGCCCCATGAGAGCGAGAGCTGCTATAAGAGTTTGAGAATTCAAGGAAAAACTAGTACATGGCTCGGTCCAGCTGGGAAGACAGGAAAGGTAAGCGTGGGACGAAAATATGACACCCACGAGAGTGACTAGCACATGGCTCGTGCGAAAATCCAAGCTACCGATCCACTGCTAGCTTTTCGAAGTAAACGTCAACCATTGAGATTGTTATGAAGCTGCTAGCTATTCGAGGACAAAAATAAAATATACATTCTCTGACGCGCCATCGCGACCAGTGCTCCACTGGCCGGCGCAGATTCATGACAAGATACGGGTGCGACAGAGAGACGAGCCGTGCCGCCGTGGtaacgacgacgacgacgacgacgacgaagaCGATGGTTGGAACAGACACACgagaccggccggccggtcgtcCCTCCTGACCTGCAGCAGGGACTGTGGAGCAAAGCCTCCAGCTAAAGATGAGAGACCATCTCGTACTCGCCCAACCTCCTCCGCGAAGGGAACAGAGGCGGCTCCGCCGCCGGACGGACCCGCTGCTGCAGGAAGAGCAGCAcggccagcagcgccgccgcgcacggcacggcgaCGTCCCAGCCGACGCCGAAGCGGTCGTAGCGGGGGCTCGCGTAGACGTAGGACGGCCTCAGGCTCGGCACGTAGCCCCGGGCCCTGACCACGTCGTACACGTGCGGCAGCGCCCGGACCACGGTGCCGCCGGCGTAGAACCACGGCGAGAGGGCCCGGACCCTGCAGGCGCCGGCGGCCGACGCGGCGAACGCGTTCATGGCGACCTGCGGGAGCAGGAACGCGTCGAGAGTCAGCCCCGCGGACGACACGAGGTCCTCCCACAGCGTCGCCGGCTCCGGGCCGAGGCGGACGGTGAGGgacccctcctcccgcgcggCGCGGACGGCGCTCATCGCGTGGGCGACGATGGTCAGAGCCCCGCCGGCGAGGTACACCGGCACGCACAGCCAGAGCGCACGCCtctcggcggcggccggcgacgccGCCTCGGCCGTGCTCCGGCCGGCATCGTCCGCCGTCTTCTTCCGCGCGGACCAGGCCAGCTGGATGAGgcgcagctgcagcagcagggCGATCAGGGTGGGCGCCCTCATCATCGCCTGGCTCAGCTCGTACGGCACGTAGCTCCGGAACGGCGTCGCCACGTACTGCCTCGTCCTGCTCAGGAACAGAGCCTCGGAACCGACCACCAGAGGGGCGACGTGCCCCAGCGACAGGACGACGAGCATGGTAATCGACGTcccggcggcggcctcgggCCTCCTCTTGACGTGGAGGATCTGCAGGACGGCGAAGATGCACGGCAGCGTCGTGGAGACCACCAGCATGATGCTCTCCAGGTCCATCCTCGAGACCGACTCGGACACCTGGCCGCTGTACATCCCGTACAGGACGATCTCGATCTTCTCGAAGAAGAGAGGGTCCGTCGTCTTGTTCCTCAGGCTACTGATCGCGCCCTTCCCACGGCCCTGCTGCTGCGCCTCCCCGTCCATGGAGGCGAAGTGAACGGTTATCAGTATCTGGCAGTCCGTCGTCGAGCTGTCGTGCTCCCGGCAGGCGATCATGCACAGGACGCCCGTCCTGGGATGGAAGACACCCTCCGCCGTGATCCGGCGCTCTTCAAGGATGACCGAGTACGAGTTGTTCTTGGGACGCACCCAGCCCGCAGGTGGGACGTGCTGGCGTATGTCGTAGCTGACGTTCACCAGCTCACCATTCTGCTGCTGCTTCATGTCAACCACGGCGTGCTGGGAGAAGGAATCGTCGGCGGCGAGCTGATCGCCGTAGACCACCGCCGAGCCGATCGTAACCGGGTAGGCGCGTCCGCTCCCCACCGAGTCCTTAGCCTCGTAGAAATGGAAAGCGAAGTCATGGTCGGTGTAGTTTGGGGCCACGAACGACGACCCCATAACCTTCTCCGTCTTCTTGGGGTCACTCAGTACGGGGTCGTTGAGGTAGTACTTCTTCGCTTCCTCGACCATCGTGTAGTTGTACCTCACGTCTGAGAAGTTGCTTCTATGGTTGTGGACGTCGATGCTCGACACCGATATCACATCGCCGgaaccgccgccggccgcttcaCTCGAGGTATTCCAGATCCTGCCGGCGACGACGCTCCGGTCCCGGATAGTCCAGGCGTCCGGGAACCAgatgttagtttgatctcaatccggatcggtccaacgaccgatccggaattggttacgcgccccgatcgggggcgcaccgccaacccaatggcgggtgggcccctgtcgcgcagcgccacaataaaagaaagggtgggggccggggcacggcaGACGAAGTTCGCCGTTT
Protein-coding sequences here:
- the LOC112891837 gene encoding uncharacterized protein LOC112891837; translation: MAPRRLAASRLCGVCALFLLLSSSGASTLDSICTIPSHPPKRRQSGKDDALVLLNSFQLNFGYFFGGEGIHFAEDGNASYVIRSFSLFPHSVDRTADDSLLHVAATLTLSGGRARSYLPSHHGRRRRYRYVGDHHVRFYLDGYYSYASDELCMTGTGTYSSDGGSIEHLEDVVLKLRIPSPSNLSDPFVTGRLKGASFEAISLVAYAEGFYQYGESASCPTLQPSSPARGAFQALGANFSCAHLKEHLDTSYKLQYGGGGTHAPALMGLHGRQRLHVGQVQCTADGEVRAYAVLYNKTEMRGQLQPHSPFMFEEEVFVAEGRWYSDRSMLCLTACRVERSAETSLSVKECGVGMSFWFPDAWTIRDRSVVAGRIWNTSSEAAGGGSGDVISVSSIDVHNHRSNFSDVRYNYTMVEEAKKYYLNDPVLSDPKKTEKVMGSSFVAPNYTDHDFAFHFYEAKDSVGSGRAYPVTIGSAVVYGDQLAADDSFSQHAVVDMKQQQNGELVNVSYDIRQHVPPAGWVRPKNNSYSVILEERRITAEGVFHPRTGVLCMIACREHDSSTTDCQILITVHFASMDGEAQQQGRGKGAISSLRNKTTDPLFFEKIEIVLYGMYSGQVSESVSRMDLESIMLVVSTTLPCIFAVLQILHVKRRPEAAAGTSITMLVVLSLGHVAPLVVGSEALFLSRTRQYVATPFRSYVPYELSQAMMRAPTLIALLLQLRLIQLAWSARKKTADDAGRSTAEAASPAAAERRALWLCVPVYLAGGALTIVAHAMSAVRAAREEGSLTVRLGPEPATLWEDLVSSAGLTLDAFLLPQVAMNAFAASAAGACRVRALSPWFYAGGTVVRALPHVYDVVRARGYVPSLRPSYVYASPRYDRFGVGWDVAVPCAAALLAVLLFLQQRVRPAAEPPLFPSRRRLGEYEMVSHL